Proteins encoded in a region of the Solanum dulcamara chromosome 9, daSolDulc1.2, whole genome shotgun sequence genome:
- the LOC129902078 gene encoding uncharacterized protein LOC129902078 isoform X1, with protein MVIEKGSFKASRFDSEFSPRSRDSMSSEDEEFQRRNGGGEVESNGEDDDDDFDDCDSGAGSDDFDLLELGESKEEFCQIGDQTCSIPFELYDLSGLGDVLSLDVWNEVLSEEERFNLAQYLPDMDQESFMRTLKDLLTGNNMHFGSPLDKLFNMLKGGLCEPRVALYRQGLIFFQKRKHYHHLRNHQNAIVSNLCQIRDAWLSCPGYSIEEKLQVLNIKKNEKILMYEKMEELESDGSEREEFSDTLWGKRTKDRNLGQNMGCYSGYGIGSALDSSSRQMASEATRYKRQNLKGTLKVGGTKGSALPPFHCGKGMDYDSGMADPMRDMLNGNYEEDGMYEVDVQRDRNFSRAGAVDKSGTVKLGKKHERFRVEECSDVFMGVPVPSKNDLYAHGRNNTVNQLSDIKVLTAKPSNARPAYDFGKKDRYADGLPQFCSEDQMNYGKIRIPKMSLKGSAMELASGSEPFWPSKAQEDNYFTNPSHKFGNMNVKSKKWKVDQEYPDRKLNDKLFQSDYRAKAFPEKVKAKMQNGGQDGSGIRGRRVFAKTEETESESSERSDEDNNPLMRSKWAYPSGSTNLMSTLDTKRAKFGQKDKYSIPVRDGSFHSSRMMSDSSELFHPKRTGSRGLGAEPMGKMHDLGHLSSFSTRNHFSGLSQFDNDNEDDDEQPIYKLAKNGSLQGDHTEKYHMASTREKKQKGKVSRDILPANYMQDHKFQEDDSLRTRLPAKRNGVSTKFSKKGQMPDTRAFDHHEKSDMHLTGCNSVMKKRKVKVDVPYMDEVDDTDHLYSDTQQRQVDLSVKRGKKKLEDESWPSLMGVPRSPTSEMIVDDVDVEDRPQKKPFTLITPTVHTGFSFSVIHLLSAVRMAMITLLPEEAVDTNAGRQEALEEHGGVAPPSELEGDNSPPSTQAKVPSLSVQEIVNRVRSNPGDPCILETQEPLHDLVRGVLKIFSSKTAPLGAKGWKPLVVYDKPTKSWSWIGPVSPDSSDHEPMEEVTSPEVWGLPHKMLVKLVDSFANWLKNGQETLRQIGSLPDPPSSLMQYNLDEKERFRDLRAQKSLSTIGLSSEEVREYFRKEEFLRYSIPDRAFSYTAIDGKKSIVAPLRRCGGKPTSKARDHFMLKKDRPAHVTILCLVRDAAARLPGSTGTRADVCTLIRDSQYIVEEVSDAQVNQVVSGALDRLHYERDPCVQFDNEKKLWVYLHRDREEEDFEDDGTSSTKKWKRQKKEVAEPSDQGAVTVAYHGTEEQNGFDLSSDLNVEPSNVDEDRTVLTYEDGKDHVEDNIKSTNMSEQGTMHCGSSLMDWDTLCATPGDGNKLLCQQNSTDNFVDETCGGEPPA; from the coding sequence ATGGTGATCGAAAAGGGAAGCTTTAAGGCATCACGATTTGATTCCGAGTTTTCTCCTCGTAGTAGGGACAGTATGTCGAGTGAGGATGAGGAGTTTCAGAGACGAAACGGCGGAGGTGAAGTTGAATCTAATGGagaggatgatgatgatgatttcGATGATTGTGATTCAGGGGCGGGGTCGGACGACTTTGATTTGTTGGAATTAGGGGAGTCTAAGGAGGAGTTTTGTCAAATTGGGGATCAAACATGTAGTATTCCGTTCGAATTGTATGATCTTTCAGGGTTGGGCGATGTGTTGTCATTGGATGTTTGGAATGAGGTGTTGTCTGAGGAAGAAAGGTTTAATCTTGCTCAGTACCTTCCTGACATGGATCAGGAATCGTTTATGCGAACTTTGAAAGACCTCCTCACGGGTAATAATATGCATTTTGGAAGTCCTCTTGATAAGCTGTTTAACATGTTGAAGGGTGGGTTATGTGAGCCAAGAGTGGCACTTTACCGACAAGGATTGATTTTCTTTCAGAAGCGGAAGCATTATCACCACCTCAGAAACCATCAGAATGCAATTGTCAGTAATCTTTGTCAGATAAGAGATGCTTGGCTCAGTTGCCCTGGGTATAGCATTGAGGAGAAGCTTCAAGTGCTGAACATTAAGAAGAATGAAAAGATTTTAATGTATGAGAAAATGGAAGAACTGGAAAGTGATGGATCCGAGAGAGAGGAGTTCAGTGATACTTTGTGGGGCAAAAGAACAAAAGATCGTAATCTTGGGCAGAATATGGGCTGTTATTCTGGATACGGGATAGGGTCAGCCCTGGATTCGTCATCTAGACAAATGGCTTCAGAAGCTACTAGATACAAAAGGCAGAATCTAAAAGGGACTCTCAAGGTAGGTGGAACAAAGGGTTCTGCATTGCCTCCTTTTCATTGTGGTAAAGGAATGGACTATGATTCTGGGATGGCTGACCCAATGAGGGATATGTTGAATGGCAATTATGAGGAGGATGGGATGTACGAAGTGGATGTGCAGAGAGACAGAAACTTTTCACGGGCAGGTGCTGTTGATAAAAGTGGGACTGTCAAATTGGGGAAGAAGCATGAAAGGTTTAGAGTGGAAGAATGCTCTGATGTTTTCATGGGTGTGCCTGTCCCGTCAAAGAATGATCTTTATGCCCATGGAAGGAACAATACTGTCAATCAGCTGTCAGATATTAAGGTCTTGACTGCAAAGCCCAGCAATGCCAGACCTGCATATGATTTTGGGAAAAAAGACAGGTATGCTGATGGTCTCCCACAGTTTTGCTCTGAAGATCAGATGAATTATGGGAAAATCCGGATTCCTAAAATGTCGCTGAAGGGAAGTGCAATGGAACTAGCGAGCGGAAGTGAACCATTTTGGCCAAGTAAAGCACAAGAGGATAACTATTTTACCAACCCATCGCACAAGTTCGGTAACATGAATGTAAAAAGCAAAAAGTGGAAGGTGGACCAAGAATATCCTGATCGCAAGTTAAATGATAAGTTGTTTCAGTCAGACTATAGGGCAAAAGCCTTCCCTGAGAAAGTCAAGGCTAAAATGCAGAATGGAGGACAAGATGGGTCGGGAATCAGAGGTCGAAGGGTATTTGCAAAGACTGAAGAAACTGAATCTGAATCATCAGAAAGAAGTGACGAGGATAATAATCCATTGATGAGGAGCAAGTGGGCATATCCCAGTGGTTCCACGAACTTGATGTCTACATTGGATACTAAAAGGGCTAAATTTGGTCAAAAGGATAAGTACAGTATACCGGTTCGTGATGGTTCATTTCATTCTTCTAGGATGATGAGCGACTCCAGTGAACTTTTCCACCCAAAGAGAACTGGAAGTCGTGGCTTGGGAGCAGAACCAATGGGTAAGATGCATGATCTTGGTCATCTGAGTAGTTTCTCCACTAGAAATCATTTCTCTGGTTTAAGCCAGTTCGACAATGACAATGAAGATGATGATGAGCAACCAATATACAAGCTAGCCAAGAATGGTTCTTTGCAAGGGGACCATACTGAAAAGTACCACATGGCATCCACCAGAGAGaagaaacaaaaaggaaaagttaGCCGTGATATCCTGCCTGCAAACTATATGCAAGATCACAAGTTTCAGGAGGATGACTCATTGCGGACACGGTTGCCGGCTAAAAGAAATGGAGTTTCTACCAAGTTTTCAAAGAAAGGTCAGATGCCTGACACACGTGCTTTTGATCATCATGAAAAATCTGATATGCATTTAACAGGTTGCAACTCAGTCATGAAGAAGCGGAAAGTCAAAGTTGATGTCCCGTACATGGATGAGGTAGATGATACTGACCATCTCTATTCTGATACCCAGCAGCGACAAGTTGATCTCTCAGTGAAGCGGGGTAAAAAGAAGCTGGAGGATGAATCATGGCCTTCTTTAATGGGAGTTCCCAGATCTCCAACTTCAGAAATGATAGTAGATGATGTAGATGTGGAAGACCGACCTCAAAAGAAGCCATTCACTTTGATTACTCCTACAGTTCATACTGGCTTCTCATTCTCCGTCATTCATCTTCTTTCAGCAGTTCGTATGGCAATGATTACTTTGCTTCCAGAAGAGGCTGTAGATACAAATGCTGGAAGACAGGAAGCTCTGGAGGAGCACGGTGGAGTTGCACCACCTTCAGAGTTGGAGGGTGATAATTCACCTCCTTCCACTCAAGCAAAGGTACCCTCTCTGAGTGTTCAAGAAATTGTTAACCGTGTGAGATCAAACCCGGGAGATCCCTGTATTCTTGAGACTCAAGAACCTCTCCATGATTTGGTCAGAGGAGTcctcaaaatattttcttccaaAACAGCACCACTTGGTGCAAAAGGGTGGAAGCCACTTGTGGTCTATGACAAACCCACCAAAAGTTGGTCCTGGATTGGTCCTGTGAGCCCTGATTCATCTGATCATGAGCCTATGGAGGAAGTCACATCTCCAGAAGTGTGGGGTCTTCCTCACAAAATGCTTGTCAAGTTAGTTGATTCTTTTGCCAATTGGCTGAAAAATGGTCAGGAGACGCTACGGCAAATAGGAAGTCTCCCTGACCCTCCATCGTCGTTGATGCAATATAATCTAGATGAGAAGGAAAGGTTCAGAGACTTGCGAGCTCAGAAGAGTCTGAGTACCATTGGCCTTAGCTCTGAAGAAGTCAGAGAGTATTTCCGTAAAGAGGAATTCCTTAGGTATTCAATTCCTGACAGGGCTTTCTCCTACACTGCTATTGATGGGAAAAAATCAATAGTTGCTCCTCTGAGAAGGTGCGGTGGCAAGCCAACGTCAAAAGCCCGTGATCACTTCATGCTGAAAAAGGATCGTCCTGCCCATGTAACAATTCTCTGTCTTGTGCGAGATGCAGCTGCTAGGTTGCCTGGCAGTACAGGGACTAGAGCAGATGTTTGCACTTTAATCAGAGACTCACAGTACATTGTGGAAGAGGTTTCTGATGCTCAAGTCAATCAAGTTGTTAGTGGTGCGTTGGATCGTTTGCATTATGAACGTGATCCTTGTGTACAGTTTGATAATGAGAAGAAGCTCTGGGTTTACTTACATAGagatagagaagaagaagattttGAGGATGATGGTACTTCATCTACAAAGAAATGGAAGAGGCAAAAGAAAGAAGTTGCCGAGCCATCTGATCAAGGAGCAGTAACCGTCGCTTATCATGGGACAGAGGAACAAAATGGTTTTGATTTGAGCTCAGATCTCAATGTTGAGCCCTCAAATGTGGATGAGGATCGAACAGTCCTTACTTATGAGGATGGTAAGGATCATGTAGAGGACAATATTAAGAGCACCAATATGTCAGAACAAGGTACTATGCATTGTGGTTCTTCTCTGATGGATTGGGATACTCTTTGCGCAACTCCTGGAGATGGAAATAAGTTGTTATGTCAACAAAACTCTACTGATAATTTTGTTGATGAAACATGTGGTGGAGAACCACCAGCTTGA
- the LOC129902078 gene encoding uncharacterized protein LOC129902078 isoform X2, translating to MVIEKGSFKASRFDSEFSPRSRDSMSSEDEEFQRRNGGGEVESNGEDDDDDFDDCDSGAGSDDFDLLELGESKEEFCQIGDQTCSIPFELYDLSGLGDVLSLDVWNEVLSEEERFNLAQYLPDMDQESFMRTLKDLLTGNNMHFGSPLDKLFNMLKGGLCEPRVALYRQGLIFFQKRKHYHHLRNHQNAIVSNLCQIRDAWLSCPGYSIEEKLQVLNIKKNEKILMYEKMEELESDGSEREEFSDTLWGKRTKDRNLGQNMGCYSGYGIGSALDSSSRQMASEATRYKRQNLKGTLKVGGTKGSALPPFHCGKGMDYDSGMADPMRDMLNGNYEEDGMYEVDVQRDRNFSRAGAVDKSGTVKLGKKHERFRVEECSDVFMGVPVPSKNDLYAHGRNNTVNQLSDIKVLTAKPSNARPAYDFGKKDRYADGLPQFCSEDQMNYGKIRIPKMSLKGSAMELASGSEPFWPSKAQEDNYFTNPSHKFGNMNVKSKKWKVDQEYPDRKLNDKLFQSDYRAKAFPEKVKAKMQNGGQDGSGIRGRRVFAKTEETESESSERSDEDNNPLMRSKWAYPSGSTNLMSTLDTKRAKFGQKDKYSIPVRDGSFHSSRMMSDSSELFHPKRTGSRGLGAEPMGKMHDLGHLSSFSTRNHFSGLSQFDNDNEDDDEQPIYKLAKNGSLQGDHTEKYHMASTREKKQKGKVSRDILPANYMQDHKFQEDDSLRTRLPAKRNGVSTKFSKKGCNSVMKKRKVKVDVPYMDEVDDTDHLYSDTQQRQVDLSVKRGKKKLEDESWPSLMGVPRSPTSEMIVDDVDVEDRPQKKPFTLITPTVHTGFSFSVIHLLSAVRMAMITLLPEEAVDTNAGRQEALEEHGGVAPPSELEGDNSPPSTQAKVPSLSVQEIVNRVRSNPGDPCILETQEPLHDLVRGVLKIFSSKTAPLGAKGWKPLVVYDKPTKSWSWIGPVSPDSSDHEPMEEVTSPEVWGLPHKMLVKLVDSFANWLKNGQETLRQIGSLPDPPSSLMQYNLDEKERFRDLRAQKSLSTIGLSSEEVREYFRKEEFLRYSIPDRAFSYTAIDGKKSIVAPLRRCGGKPTSKARDHFMLKKDRPAHVTILCLVRDAAARLPGSTGTRADVCTLIRDSQYIVEEVSDAQVNQVVSGALDRLHYERDPCVQFDNEKKLWVYLHRDREEEDFEDDGTSSTKKWKRQKKEVAEPSDQGAVTVAYHGTEEQNGFDLSSDLNVEPSNVDEDRTVLTYEDGKDHVEDNIKSTNMSEQGTMHCGSSLMDWDTLCATPGDGNKLLCQQNSTDNFVDETCGGEPPA from the exons ATGGTGATCGAAAAGGGAAGCTTTAAGGCATCACGATTTGATTCCGAGTTTTCTCCTCGTAGTAGGGACAGTATGTCGAGTGAGGATGAGGAGTTTCAGAGACGAAACGGCGGAGGTGAAGTTGAATCTAATGGagaggatgatgatgatgatttcGATGATTGTGATTCAGGGGCGGGGTCGGACGACTTTGATTTGTTGGAATTAGGGGAGTCTAAGGAGGAGTTTTGTCAAATTGGGGATCAAACATGTAGTATTCCGTTCGAATTGTATGATCTTTCAGGGTTGGGCGATGTGTTGTCATTGGATGTTTGGAATGAGGTGTTGTCTGAGGAAGAAAGGTTTAATCTTGCTCAGTACCTTCCTGACATGGATCAGGAATCGTTTATGCGAACTTTGAAAGACCTCCTCACGGGTAATAATATGCATTTTGGAAGTCCTCTTGATAAGCTGTTTAACATGTTGAAGGGTGGGTTATGTGAGCCAAGAGTGGCACTTTACCGACAAGGATTGATTTTCTTTCAGAAGCGGAAGCATTATCACCACCTCAGAAACCATCAGAATGCAATTGTCAGTAATCTTTGTCAGATAAGAGATGCTTGGCTCAGTTGCCCTGGGTATAGCATTGAGGAGAAGCTTCAAGTGCTGAACATTAAGAAGAATGAAAAGATTTTAATGTATGAGAAAATGGAAGAACTGGAAAGTGATGGATCCGAGAGAGAGGAGTTCAGTGATACTTTGTGGGGCAAAAGAACAAAAGATCGTAATCTTGGGCAGAATATGGGCTGTTATTCTGGATACGGGATAGGGTCAGCCCTGGATTCGTCATCTAGACAAATGGCTTCAGAAGCTACTAGATACAAAAGGCAGAATCTAAAAGGGACTCTCAAGGTAGGTGGAACAAAGGGTTCTGCATTGCCTCCTTTTCATTGTGGTAAAGGAATGGACTATGATTCTGGGATGGCTGACCCAATGAGGGATATGTTGAATGGCAATTATGAGGAGGATGGGATGTACGAAGTGGATGTGCAGAGAGACAGAAACTTTTCACGGGCAGGTGCTGTTGATAAAAGTGGGACTGTCAAATTGGGGAAGAAGCATGAAAGGTTTAGAGTGGAAGAATGCTCTGATGTTTTCATGGGTGTGCCTGTCCCGTCAAAGAATGATCTTTATGCCCATGGAAGGAACAATACTGTCAATCAGCTGTCAGATATTAAGGTCTTGACTGCAAAGCCCAGCAATGCCAGACCTGCATATGATTTTGGGAAAAAAGACAGGTATGCTGATGGTCTCCCACAGTTTTGCTCTGAAGATCAGATGAATTATGGGAAAATCCGGATTCCTAAAATGTCGCTGAAGGGAAGTGCAATGGAACTAGCGAGCGGAAGTGAACCATTTTGGCCAAGTAAAGCACAAGAGGATAACTATTTTACCAACCCATCGCACAAGTTCGGTAACATGAATGTAAAAAGCAAAAAGTGGAAGGTGGACCAAGAATATCCTGATCGCAAGTTAAATGATAAGTTGTTTCAGTCAGACTATAGGGCAAAAGCCTTCCCTGAGAAAGTCAAGGCTAAAATGCAGAATGGAGGACAAGATGGGTCGGGAATCAGAGGTCGAAGGGTATTTGCAAAGACTGAAGAAACTGAATCTGAATCATCAGAAAGAAGTGACGAGGATAATAATCCATTGATGAGGAGCAAGTGGGCATATCCCAGTGGTTCCACGAACTTGATGTCTACATTGGATACTAAAAGGGCTAAATTTGGTCAAAAGGATAAGTACAGTATACCGGTTCGTGATGGTTCATTTCATTCTTCTAGGATGATGAGCGACTCCAGTGAACTTTTCCACCCAAAGAGAACTGGAAGTCGTGGCTTGGGAGCAGAACCAATGGGTAAGATGCATGATCTTGGTCATCTGAGTAGTTTCTCCACTAGAAATCATTTCTCTGGTTTAAGCCAGTTCGACAATGACAATGAAGATGATGATGAGCAACCAATATACAAGCTAGCCAAGAATGGTTCTTTGCAAGGGGACCATACTGAAAAGTACCACATGGCATCCACCAGAGAGaagaaacaaaaaggaaaagttaGCCGTGATATCCTGCCTGCAAACTATATGCAAGATCACAAGTTTCAGGAGGATGACTCATTGCGGACACGGTTGCCGGCTAAAAGAAATGGAGTTTCTACCAAGTTTTCAAAGAAAG GTTGCAACTCAGTCATGAAGAAGCGGAAAGTCAAAGTTGATGTCCCGTACATGGATGAGGTAGATGATACTGACCATCTCTATTCTGATACCCAGCAGCGACAAGTTGATCTCTCAGTGAAGCGGGGTAAAAAGAAGCTGGAGGATGAATCATGGCCTTCTTTAATGGGAGTTCCCAGATCTCCAACTTCAGAAATGATAGTAGATGATGTAGATGTGGAAGACCGACCTCAAAAGAAGCCATTCACTTTGATTACTCCTACAGTTCATACTGGCTTCTCATTCTCCGTCATTCATCTTCTTTCAGCAGTTCGTATGGCAATGATTACTTTGCTTCCAGAAGAGGCTGTAGATACAAATGCTGGAAGACAGGAAGCTCTGGAGGAGCACGGTGGAGTTGCACCACCTTCAGAGTTGGAGGGTGATAATTCACCTCCTTCCACTCAAGCAAAGGTACCCTCTCTGAGTGTTCAAGAAATTGTTAACCGTGTGAGATCAAACCCGGGAGATCCCTGTATTCTTGAGACTCAAGAACCTCTCCATGATTTGGTCAGAGGAGTcctcaaaatattttcttccaaAACAGCACCACTTGGTGCAAAAGGGTGGAAGCCACTTGTGGTCTATGACAAACCCACCAAAAGTTGGTCCTGGATTGGTCCTGTGAGCCCTGATTCATCTGATCATGAGCCTATGGAGGAAGTCACATCTCCAGAAGTGTGGGGTCTTCCTCACAAAATGCTTGTCAAGTTAGTTGATTCTTTTGCCAATTGGCTGAAAAATGGTCAGGAGACGCTACGGCAAATAGGAAGTCTCCCTGACCCTCCATCGTCGTTGATGCAATATAATCTAGATGAGAAGGAAAGGTTCAGAGACTTGCGAGCTCAGAAGAGTCTGAGTACCATTGGCCTTAGCTCTGAAGAAGTCAGAGAGTATTTCCGTAAAGAGGAATTCCTTAGGTATTCAATTCCTGACAGGGCTTTCTCCTACACTGCTATTGATGGGAAAAAATCAATAGTTGCTCCTCTGAGAAGGTGCGGTGGCAAGCCAACGTCAAAAGCCCGTGATCACTTCATGCTGAAAAAGGATCGTCCTGCCCATGTAACAATTCTCTGTCTTGTGCGAGATGCAGCTGCTAGGTTGCCTGGCAGTACAGGGACTAGAGCAGATGTTTGCACTTTAATCAGAGACTCACAGTACATTGTGGAAGAGGTTTCTGATGCTCAAGTCAATCAAGTTGTTAGTGGTGCGTTGGATCGTTTGCATTATGAACGTGATCCTTGTGTACAGTTTGATAATGAGAAGAAGCTCTGGGTTTACTTACATAGagatagagaagaagaagattttGAGGATGATGGTACTTCATCTACAAAGAAATGGAAGAGGCAAAAGAAAGAAGTTGCCGAGCCATCTGATCAAGGAGCAGTAACCGTCGCTTATCATGGGACAGAGGAACAAAATGGTTTTGATTTGAGCTCAGATCTCAATGTTGAGCCCTCAAATGTGGATGAGGATCGAACAGTCCTTACTTATGAGGATGGTAAGGATCATGTAGAGGACAATATTAAGAGCACCAATATGTCAGAACAAGGTACTATGCATTGTGGTTCTTCTCTGATGGATTGGGATACTCTTTGCGCAACTCCTGGAGATGGAAATAAGTTGTTATGTCAACAAAACTCTACTGATAATTTTGTTGATGAAACATGTGGTGGAGAACCACCAGCTTGA
- the LOC129902834 gene encoding kinesin-like protein KIN-5D, whose amino-acid sequence MESSQSQLQRRGGGLVSMSPSHTPRSSDKVVRDLRSGEGNMNGKHDKEKGVNVQVILRCRPLSEDEIRLHTPVVISCNEGRREVSAIQNIANKQIDRTFAFDKVFGPTSQQKDLYDSAIWPIVFEVLEGYNCTIFAYGQTGTGKTYTMEGEGRKKNGEFPSDAGVIPRAVKQIFEILEAQNAEYSMKVTHLELYNEEITDLLAPEECTKYVDDKSKKPIALMEDGKGGVLVRGLEEEIVSTANEIYKILEKGSAKRRTAETLLNKQSSRSHSIFSITIHIKECTPEGEEMIKCGKLNLVDLAGSENISRSGAREGRAREAGEINKSLLTLGRVINALVEHSGHIPYRDSKLTRLLRDSLGGKTKTCIIATISPSVHCLEETLSTLDYAHRAKNIKNKPEINQKMMKSALIKDLYSEIDRLKQEVYAAREKNGIYIPRDRYLQDEAEKKAMSEKIERMELDFESRDKQFMELKELYNSQQLLAAELGDKLEKTEKKLQETQHTLADLEEKQRQAISTIKEKEFLISNLLKSERALVEQAFELRAELENAASDVLNLFAKIERKDKIEDRNRVLIQNFQSQLTQQLEVLHKTVASSTTQQEQQLKGMEEDMQSFVSTKIEAVEELRGHLENLKTMFGSGIKALDGLAEELDGNAQSTFDRLNCEVSKHSSALGELFKEIASEADTLVSDLQKSLHDQKEKLIAFAQQQREAHCGSITMLRSISQITGNFFKTLDMHVSQLGEIVEETQMVSDQKFSDLEKKFEECAANEERQILEKVAELLAGSNARKKQLVQTAIDDLRESASNRTNRLKQEMSTMQDSTSLVKVKWTTYMQKAESHYLEDTAAVENGKKEMEEVLQNCVQKAKLGATQWTNAQRSLLNLEERNVTFVDEIVRGGMDANQALRVRFSSGVSSTVEDTDAASKHLLSSIDHSLQLDRDACANLDSTIVPCCGELRELNSGHYHKVVEITEYTGKSLSQEYMVDEPSCSTPTKRPFNLPSVESIEELKTPAFEELLNSFWDGKSSKLANGDVKHSIEIEESPPLRDSRVTLTAVN is encoded by the exons ATGGAGTCATCGCAATCGCAGCTACAGAGAAGAGGAGGAGGCTTAGTTTCGATGTCACCTTCGCATACGCCGCGGTCGAGTGATAAGGTAGTGAGAGATCTGCGATCGGGGGAAGGGAATATGAATGGCAAGCATGACAAAGAAAAAGGAGTGAATGTGCAAGTTATTTTGCGTTGCAG GCCGTTGAGTGAGGATGAGATAAGATTGCATACACCAGTTGTGATTTCATGTAATGAGGGTAGAAGAGAAGTTTCTGCTATTCAGAACATAGCTAATAAGCAGATTGACAGAACATTTGCCTTTGATAAG GTGTTTGGTCCAACATCCCAACAGAAGGACTTGTATGATTCTGCAATATGGCCTATTGTTTTTGAAGTTCTAGAGGGATATAACTGCACCATTTTTGCTTATGGGCAGACAGGAACAGGGAAAACTTATACAATGGAGGGAGAGGGAAGAAAGAAG AATGGGGAATTTCCAAGTGATGCAGGTGTTATCCCCCGAGCTGTTAAGCAAATATTTGAGATATTGGAAGCTCAAAATGCTGAATATAGTATGAAAGTAACACATTTGGAGCTTTATAATGAGGAGATCACAGATCTTTTAGCTCCTGAGGAATGCACAAAGTATGTAGATGACAAATCCAAAAAACCAATAGCGCTAATGGAAGATGGTAAGGGTGGAGTTTTAGTTAGAGGCTTGGAAGAGGAAATCGTTTCCACGGCAAATGAAATCTATAAGATCTTGGAGAAAGGTTCAGCTAAGAGGCGTACAGCAGAGACTCTTCTTAACAAACAGAGTAGTCGTTCTCACTCTATCTTCTCTATCACAATTCACATCAAGGAATGCACTCCAGAAGGGGAAGAGATGATCAAATGTGGCAAACTGAACCTTGTAGACCTTGCTGGTTCGGAGAATATATCACGTTCTGGTGCAAGGGAG GGCAGAGCGAGGGAAGCTGGAGAGATCAACAAGAGTTTGCTTACCCTTGGTCGTGTTATAAATGCTTTAGTTGAACACTCTGGTCATATCCCATACAG GGATAGCAAATTGACACGGTTGTTGAGGGATTCTCTTGGAGGGAAAACAAAGACATGCATTATTGCAACAATATCACCATCAGTTCACTGTCTGGAAGAGACACTGAGCACTTTAGATTACGCTCATCGTGccaaaaatataaagaacaaaCCAGAG ATTAACCAGAAGATGATGAAATCTGCATTAATCAAAGATCTGTACTCCGAGATTGACCGACTGAAGCAAG AGGTGTATGCCGCAAGAGAGAAGAATGGCATTTATATACCAAGAGACCGATATCTTCAAGACGAAGCAGAGAAGAAG GCAATGTCTGAAAAGATAGAACGGATGGAACTTGACTTTGAATCCAGGGACAAG CAATTTATGGAACTTAAGGAACTATACAATTCTCAGCAATTGTTGGCAGCAGAATTGGGTGACAAACTTGAGAAAACAGAG AAAAAGCTTCAGGAGACTCAGCATACATTGGCTGATCTCGAAGAGAAACAGAGACAGGCAATTTCCActataaaagaaaaggaatttCTGATATCTAACCTTCTAAAATCTG AAAGGGCACTGGTTGAACAAGCATTTGAACTTCGAGCTGAACTGGAAAATGCTGCATCAGACGTGTTGAATTTGTTTGCCAAGATTG AGCGCAAAGACAAAATAGAAGACAGAAACAGAGTTCTCATCCAAAATTTCCAATCCCAGCTGACTCAACAGCTTGAAGTCCTGCATAAGACTGTTGCTTCTTCAACCACACAACAAGAGCAACAGCTCAAAGGCATGGAGGAAGACATGCAGTCCTTTGTTTCTACAAAGATTGAG GCAGTGGAGGAGCTTCGAGGCCATCTAGAGAACTTGAAAACCATGTTTGGTTCTGGTATCAAAGCTTTAGATGGTTTGGCTGAGGAACTTGACGGCAATGCTCAGTCAACATTTGACCGTTTAAATTGTGAAGTTTCTAAACATTCTTCTGCTTTGGGAGAG CTTTTTAAGGAGATTGCTTCTGAGGCTGATACCTTGGTTAGTGATCTTCAAAAAAGTTTGCATGATCAGAAGGAGAAACTAATCGCATTTGCACAACAACAACGTGAG GCACATTGCGGGAGTATCACGATGTTAAGATCCATTTCTCAGATTACTGGGAACTTCTTTAAGACACTAGATATGCATGTGTCCCAGTTGGGTGAAATAGTGGAAGAAACACAGATGGTCAGTGACCAGAAATTCTCTGACCTAGAAAAGAAGTTTGAG GAATGTGCTGCCAATGAGGAAAGACAAATCTTGGAGAAAGTGGCAGAGTTGCTTGCTGGATCAAATGCTAGGAAGAAACAACTG GTTCAAACTGCTATTGATGACCTTAGAGAAAGTGCCTCCAACAGAACCAACAGACTGAAACAAGAGATGTCAACCATGCAAGATTCAACTTCTTTAGTTAAAGTCAAATGGACTACTTACATGCAAAAGGCTGAATCACACTATCTTGAAGATACTGCTGCTGTGGAAAATGGGAAGAAAGAGATGGAGGAGGTGCTACAGAATTG TGTGCAAAAGGCTAAATTGGGAGCAACTCAATGGACAAATGCTCAACGGTCTTTATTAAACCTGGAGGAGAGAAATGTTACTTTTGTCGATGAAATTGTTAG GGGAGGAATGGATGCAAATCAAGCATTGCGTGTGAGATTTTCATCTGGCGTGTCATCCACTGTTGAAGACACTGATGCTGCTAGCAAACACCTACTCTCATCTATTGACC ATTCTTTACAACTCGACCGTGATGCTTGTGCAAACCTTGATTCCACGATTGTTCCTTGTTGTGGAGAGTTGCGAGAACTAAATAGCGGACACTACCACAAGGTTGTTGAAATTACAGAGTACACTGGAAAAAGTCTTTCACAAGAATACATG GTTGATGAACCGTCGTGCTCGACCCCGACAAAGAGACCATTTAATCTTCCAAGCGTTGAATCTATTGAAGAACTAAAAACTCCCGCTTTCGAAGAGTTGTTGAATTCATTTTGGGATGGAAAATCCTCAAAGCTAGCAAATGGAGATGTAAAGCATAGTATAGAGATAGAGGAATCTCCTCCTTTACGAGATTCAAGAGTTACCCTCACTGCTGTAAATTAG